A part of Cryptococcus neoformans var. grubii H99 chromosome 6, complete sequence genomic DNA contains:
- a CDS encoding pre-mRNA-splicing factor ATP-dependent RNA helicase PRP16 yields the protein MSARSPRGPTTEDEFSHQIAIEMSRIMNQVNPNDLLGKRIVDIAKGNRTGDAFLRAVSTFGQFPRDPMLSLHTRILAHLSVLQGQNQSSARRGSDHSPPRMLGGRPVGENVEGMDHDDTDTLAPEPMRKGGLRRAGNVPTFKAPATARPSLLGLDKLAAEKRAAAAATADRNGPPSKKARKDEGDEDDEQSGGVFKVPAIPVRRDNVRVRPEETPSRGSGLSEEARARLEARRRERNQPSTGISASTADREHSREGLEDFQRRANRDRWNERGGERESGQGEYGRDGRGGGNDRGRKQDGRDGKPWNAAPTPRTSRADRDFDGGSARIPNRGWDETPRGSRGPGGWGKGERTSRGWDQTPRSARESPEGGGLDLNAKEWEEEQVKLDRDWYSYDDEGAVAADDDHNPFSQWENLERAKEEELQAKAVKRQTARQAQFNADNDLWETNRMQTSGVLQRGGVDDDFDDDSDSKVHVLVHDLKPPFLDGTVAYTKQLDPINPVKDGTSDMAIFSKKGSALVRERRERQEREKAAAKAASMAGTTLGNLMGVKDEPDLGQEGQKDGVTENYKADSQFSSHLKKSEGVSNFAKSRTLKEQREYLPAFAVREELMGMIRDHQVLVVIGETGSGKTTQLGQFLYEDGYCANGMIGCTQPRRVAAMSVAKRVSEEMECTLGETVGYAIRFEDCTSKDTKIKFMTDGVLLRESLNEGDLDRYSVIILDEAHERSLSTDILMGLLRKILTRRRDLKLIVTSATMNAEKFSQFFGNAATYTIPGRTFPVEIFHSKSPCEDYVDSAIKQVLQIHLSSSQGDILVFMTGQEDIECCCQVIEERLSQLDDPPPLAVLPIYSQMPADLQAKIFQPTPDGRRKVVVATNIAETSLTVDGILYVVDSGYSKLKVYNPKVGMDALQITPISQANCGQRAGRAGRTGPGFCYRLYTETAYLNELFASNIPEIQRTNLANTVLLLKSLGVKNLLEFDFMDPPPQENILNSMYQLWVLGALDNVGNLTPIGRKMSDFPMEPSLAKMLIVSVDYQCSSEMLTIVSMLSVPSVFYRPPQRAEESDAAREKFFVPESDHLTLLHVYTQWKSNGYSDSWCMKHFLHPKLMRKAREVRGQLEDIMKQQKMDLLSVGTDWDIVRKCITAGYFHQAARVKGIGEYMNIRTGLPCVLHPTSALYGLGYMPDYVVYHELVLTSKQYMMCVTSVDPYWLADLGSVFFSIREKNFDALARARANRDFSKKTEMEAEMARQREEMERAKAEKIKKEAVAKTPRIGGVGVAYTPKSAGIGAGARSSATPRRRAGGI from the exons ATGTCCGCCAGGTCACCAAGGGGTCCAACAACCGAAGATGAGTTTTCACACCAAATTGCTATCGAG ATGTCCCGAATCATGAACCAAGTCAACCCGAATGACCTCCTTGGTAAACGAATAGTGGATATCGCAAAAGGCAATCGTACCGGCGATGCATTCCTTAGAG CTGTTTCGACATTCGGCCAGTTTCCTAGAGATCCTATGCTATCTCTCCACACCCGTATTCTCGCCCACCTTTCAGTTCTCCAAGGGCAAAACCAGTCAAGCGCTCGTAGAGGATCTGACCATTCCCCACCTAGGATGCTTGGTGGTCGACCCGTTGGAGAAAATGTGGAGGGCATGGATCATGATGATACCGATACATTAGCACCTGAGCCTATGAGGAAAGGTGGCTTAAGAAGAGCTGGTAAT GTACCGACTTTTAAAGCTCCCGCTACAGCTAGACCATCATTGCTGGGATTGGACAAGTTAGCCGCTGAGAAACGTGCAGCAGCGGCCGCCACAGCAGACAGAAATGGTCCGCCGTCTAAAAAGGCTcgaaaagatgaaggagatgaagatgacgaacAATCAGGCGGTGTCTTCAAGG TGCCCGCCATTCCGGTTCGAAGGGATAATGTCCGGGTGCGGCCGGAGGAAACACCCAGCCGAGGATCTGGCCTGTCAGAAGAGGCTCGCGCTCGGCTCGAAGCTCGCCGCAGAGAACGCAACCAACCTAGCACGGGCATTAGTGCGAGCACTGCCGATCGCGAACATTCAAGAGAGGGCCTTGAGGATTTTCAGAGGAGAGCAAACAGGGACAGATGGAATGAACGAggtggggagagagagTCAGGACAGGGGGAATACGGTAGAGATGGACGAGGAGGCGGGAATGACAGGGGCAGAAAACAAGATGGTCGAGACGGCAAACCGTGGAATGCAGCACCGACGCCTCGCACGTCTCGTGCAGACAGAGACTTTGATGGTGGTAGTGCCCGTATCCCCAATCGGGGCTGGGACGAAACTCCGCGCGGTTCGCGCGGTCCTGGAGGATGGGGCAAAGGAGAACGCACATCCAGGGGTTGGGACCAGACTCCGAGATCGGCTAGAGAATCACCGGAAGGGGGCGGGTTGGATCTCAACGCTAAagagtgggaagaagagcaagtcAAGCTGGATCGAGACTGGTATAGttacgatgatgaaggggCAGTG GCTGCGGATGACGATCATAATCCATTCTCACAATGGGAAAATTTAGAAAGagcaaaagaggaagaactgCAAGCTAAGGCTGTCAAACGTCAGACTGCCCGTCAAGCTCAATTT AATGCGGATAATGACCTTTGGGAAACTAACCGAATGCAAACATCGGGTGTTCTCCAAAGAGGAGGCGTTGACGACGACTTCGACGATGACTCTGATTCCAAAGTTCATGTTTTAGTGCATGACCTCAAACCTCCCTTTTTGGATGGTACTGTGGCATATACAAAGCAACTTGACCCCATTAATCCTGTTAAGGATGGCACAAGTGACATGGctatcttctccaagaAAGGAAGCGCTTTGgtgagggagagaagggaaaggcaggagagggaaaag GCTGCGGCAAAGGCAGCGTCAATGGCAGGTACCACCCTTGGTAACCTCATGGGTGTCAAGGACGAACCAGATCTCGGTCAAG AGGGTCAGAAAGATGGCGTGACTGAGAATTACAAGGCTGATTCACAATTTTCGAGCCATCTTAAGAAATCGGAAGGTGTCTCGAACTTTGCAAAGAGTCGTACTTTAAAAGAGCAGCGAGAATATTTGCCGGCCTTTGCGGTACGAGAAGAGTTGATGGGAATGATACGAGATCATCAAG TGCTTGTTGTCATTGGAGAGACCGGGTCAGGCAAAACAACTCAGCTGGGACAGTTTTTGTATGAGGACGGGTATTGTGCGAACGGAATGATTGGGTGCACTCAACCACGTCGTGTAGCTGCCATGTCTGTGGCTAAGCGTGTCAGCGAAGAAATGGAG TGTACCCTAGGTGAAACCGTTGGCTACGCTATCCGTTTCGAAGACTGTACATCCAAAGATACAAAAATTAAGT TCATGACAGATGGTGTCTTGCTTCGAGAGTCATTGAATGAAGGCGATTTGGATCGATATAGtgtcatcatccttgatGAAGCACACGAGCGATCACTGAGTACAGATATCCTGATGGGTCTTTTGCGAAAAA TCCTTACACGCCGACGTGATCTCAAGCTCATCGTTACCTCAGCTACCATGAATGCTGAAAAG TTCTCTCAATTTTTTGGTAACGCTGCCACTTATACTATACCTGGTCGTACCTTCCCCGTTGAGATCTTTCATTCCAAGTCACCTTGCGAAGATTACGTTGATAGTGCCATTAAGCAAGtcctccaaatccaccTCTCAAGTTCGCAGGGAGATATTTTGGTTTTCATGACAGGTCAAGAGGATATCGAATGTTGCTGTCAAGTCATTGAAG AACGACTGTCTCAGCTTGATGACCCTCCGCCTTTGGCTGTGCTACCAATCTACTCTCAAATGCCGGCGGACCTACAAGCGAAGATCTTCCAGCCAACCCCGGATGGTCGACGTAAGGTCGTTGTTGCTACCAACATCGCGGAAACTTCTCTCACAG TTGACGGTATCCTATATGTTGTTGACTCCGGATACTCGAAGCTCAAGGTATACAACCCGAAGGTCGGAATGGATGCTTTGCAAATCACGCCTATCAGTCAAGCCAACTGTGGCCAACGTGCTGGTCGTGCTGGTCGTACAGGTCCTGG CTTTTGTTACCGACTGTATACTGAGACGGCATATCTCAACGAGCTGTTTGCTAGCAACATCCCTGAAATCCAGAGGACCAACTTGGCGAACACCGTACTACTTCTCAAGTCATTGGGTGTCAAGAATTTACTGGAGTTTGATTTTATggatcctcctcctcag GAAAACATCCTCAACTCGATGTACCAGCTTTGGGTACTTGGCGCTTTAGATAACGTGGGCAATTTGACCCCTATCGGTCGCAAAATGTCCGATTTCCCAATGGAACCATCCCTCGCCAAGATGCTCATTGTCTCCGTTGACTATCAATGTTCTTCTGAGATGCTCACCATCGTGTCCATGTTATCTGTGCCATCAGTGTTTTACAGACCTCCTCAaagagcagaagagagtgaCGCTGCCAGGGAAAAGTTCTTTGTGCCTGAAAGCGACCATCTGACACTGTTACACGTTTACACCCAGTGGAAGAGCAATGG gtACAGTGATTCTTGGTGCATGAAACATTTCTTGCACCCGAAGCTCATGAGGAAGGCCCGAGAGGTGCGAGGACAGTTGGAGGACATTATgaaacaacaaaaaatGGACCTTTTGTCTGTAGGAACGGATTGGGATATCGTCAG AAAATGTATCACTGCTGGTTACTTCCATCAGGCGGCGAGAGTCAAAGGCATTGGGGAGTATATGAACATTCGAACAGGG TTGCCTTGTGTTCTTCACCCCACTTCTGCATTGTATGGTCTTGGTT ATATGCCTGACTATGTTGTGTATCATGAGCTTGTATTAACATCCAAAC AATACATGATGTGTGTAACCTCGGTTGATCCGTATTGGCTTGCCGATCTCGGTAgtgtcttcttttcaattAGAGAGAAAAACTTCGATGCTTTGGCGCGCGCACGAGCAAACAGAGACTTCAGCAAGAAAACAGAGATGGAAGCTGAGATGGCCAGACAGCGTGAGGA GATGGAACGAGCGAAAGCtgagaagatcaagaaggaagcagtGGCAAAGACCCCCAGAATTGGCGGCGTTGGAGTGGCATATACGCCGAAAAGTGCAGGTATTGGTGCGGGCGCGAGGTCATCTGCGACACCGAGAAGACGAGCAGGAGGCATTTAA
- a CDS encoding mitochondrial distribution and morphology protein 34: MSFVFPSWSTAFSPAFHEDAKAMLEGALNKGDKPPVIQGKIEVVELHMGEQPPTLTLLEIGDLSIDRFRGILRLGYQGDAWLEVRCRVQANPLSHNPHLTSSTLPLSTPLLASQPLLVPMTLRLSKLHLRAILILVVSASKGITLVFKNDPLQNVDVSSTFDSVEVIRGYLQQEIEGQLREMFREHLPSIIHRLSQKWFSGSGVGGKVEMPYRDTSPVPSYAPINEEVEEEENEENHGSSPGNEGSFPPRHIGPGGITLPLNNSVSQLAALSYSAHTLSPYARGHEHIAVRSFPYLGKNGAGTGSSGRASLASSSVGEGDIKAKRKRIFRIGKSKEADEKSEI; the protein is encoded by the exons ATGtccttcgtcttccccTCCTGGTCCACTGCCTTCTCACCCGCCTTCCATGAAGATGCAAAAGCAATGCTGGAGGGTGCTCTTAACAAG GGTGACAAGCCCCCGGTTATCCAGGGAAAGATCGAAGTAGTCGAGCTTCACATGGGAGAGCAA CCCCCAACCCTTACTCTTCTTGAAATAGGAGATCTTTCTATCGACCGATTTCGCGGTATTCTACGTTTAGGGTATCAGGGTGATGCCTGGCTCGAAGTACGATGTCGAGTCCAAGCCAATCCACTTTCACATAATCCCCATCTTACGTCTTCAACACTTCCTCTATCAACACCACTACTCGCTTCTCAACCGCTCCTTGTCCCGATGACCCTTCGTCTATCCAAATTACATCTTCGAGCCATTCTTATTCTGGTTGTCTCAGCTTCAAAAGGGATTACTCTTGTGTTCAAAAATGACCCCTTACAGAACGTGGATGTCAGTTCGACATTTGATTCGGTAGAGGTCATTAGAGGGTATTTGCAGCAAGAAATTGAAGGGCAGTTGAGAGAGATGTTTAGAGAACATTTACCCAGTATCATACATCGGCTAAGTCAAAAATGGTTTTCCGGGAGCGGTGTGGGCGGTAAAGTGGAGATGCCTTACCGGGATACGTCTCCTGTACCTAGCTATGCGCCCATCAAcgaggaagttgaggaggaggagaatgaagagaatCACGGTAGCTCCCCCGGTAATGAAGggtctttccctcctcgccaTATCGGGCCTGGAGGCATCACCCTCCCTCTCAACAACTCCGTCTCTCAGCTTGCCGCCCTTTCATATTCTGCTCACACATTGTCTCCTTATGCGCGAGGCCATGAACATATAGCTGTGAGATCATTCCCTTACCTTGGGAAGAACGGGGCCGGTACAGGCAGCAGTGGGCGAGCGAGTCTGGCGAGCAGTAGTGTCGGGGAAGGAGACATAAAGGctaagagaaagaggatatTCAGAATAGGGAAAAGCAAAGAGGCGGACGAGAAGTCTGAGATATAG